From the Halobellus litoreus genome, the window CGATAGAACACGCCCGCAACGCGTTGGATGCGGGGTACGAGTCCGAACGCGAGGCGTTCGATCGCGCGTGGCGGGACTGGCACCGGAATGTGCGAGGGGAGCCGACCGGCGAGGCGGTCGTCGACGACCTGTACGAGCGCTCGCTGACCAGTCTGAAGTGCGCCGAGGACCACTGCGAAGCGATGATCGCGGGCGCGTTCAAGCCGACCGATATGACGTACAAGTTCATCTGGCCCCGCGATCAAGTCATCATCGTGCAGGCGCTGGCCGCCGCCGGGGCGTTCGACGAGGCTCGACAGGCTCTGGAGTGGCTCGACCGCGTCCAGATCACCGACGGAGACGAGGAGACGCACGACGACCGCGGCATCGACCGCCGCGGGACGTGGTGGCAGAACTACTACACGACAGGCGAACCGCACTGGCGGGCCCTCCAGTTGGACCAGGTCGGGGGACCGATCTACGCCCACTGGCTCCTCTGGCGGGAGACGGGCGACGACGACGCGCTCGAAGAACACTACGAGATGAGCGAGCGGGCGGCGACGTTCCTCCTGGAGTGGGACAACGGCGACGGGTTCCCCCGGAAGCACCAGGACCCCTGGGAGGAGGTGTGGGGCCACTCGACGGAGGGGAGCGCCTCGGCGATCGCCGGACTCCGCTGTATGGCCGAGATGGCCGAGGAGACCGGCGACGAGGAGTTCGCGGCCGAGTGCCGGGAGTGCGCCGCCGACTGGGCGGACAACTTCGAAACCTACTGCTTCCGGACGAACACGCCGTACGGCGACCACTACGTCACCGCGGCCGATCCCGAGTACGGCGAGCCCGCGCCGGACCAGCGACCGGACGCCGCGGCGTTTATGGCCTACTGGCCGTGGAACGTCCTCGACGCCGATGACGAGGGGCTCGTCTCGACCGTCGAACTCGCCGACGACCCGGCCTGGCGGGCGGACGACACCCCCTGCGTCGGGCGATACCCCGGAGACGTGTACACGCCCAGCGGGACAGCGGAGGACGGCGGATGGCCGCTCTGCGAGGCGTACGTCGACGTCGTCCGGTGGCAGTCCGGCGTCGATCCGGACGCGGTGGCCGACTACGTCACAGAGCACGCCGGCGAGTGGACGACCTCGGCGGGGCTCCTCCCCGAGCGGGTCGACGCCGACGGCACCGTGAGCTGGAACTCGAACCTCCAGTGGAGTCAGGCGATGTACGTCCTGCTCGTCGAGAGCCACCTGCGCGGGGAGCCGTACGGACTCGCCCCGGGAGAGTGACCGTCGGTGCGTAGCGGCGAGTGGCGGTTACCGCGGCGTTAGCGGGAATTCAATACGACGGAGGTACTTCACACGACCAGAGAATGCTCGAACTATACCGGCTTCGGGGGTGTCCGTACTGCGAGAAAGTCGAACGGAAGCTCGACGAGCTCGGACTCGATTACGAGCGACACGACGTGCCCTCGTTCCGGTTCCTCCGATCGGAGGTGAAGGAAGTGAGCGGGCAGTCGGGGGTGCCGGTTCTCGTCGACACGGAGAACGGCGTCGACGGGATGGCAGAGAGCGACGACATCGTGGCGTATCTCGAACGCACCTACGGGTGATTCCAGCCGCGGTCCGGCAGTCGCTGCGACGCTGGGAGATCGGAGTGACGCCCGCGATGGTCGCCTCGACGTTCCCCTGGTTCGGCGTCGTCGGGGCGGCGTACGCGACCCAGCAGGCGGTCGCCCTGCCGAGGCTTCTCGACCTGCTGTTTCGGTCGCCGGCGGCGTATCTCACAGTCGGTTCCGTCGTGGTACTTCTGTGGTTCACCGTCGAGCGAGTTCGACCGGGGGCACAGGCCCCCGTCACGATCGTGGGCGGGGTCGCGCTCCTCGCGATCGGTGCGCTCGCCCTCGCGCTCGACCTGTTCTCTCGCGGCAGCGAGGTCCTGCTGTGGAACGGCGTCGCGGTCGCATTCGCGCTCGGAGCGACCGCAGTCGTGTGGGGGATCTACCGGTGGAGAGACTCGGACGCCGTCTGGGTGGGACTCGGGAGCGGCGTCCTCTTCGCACACGTGCTCGACGCGGCCACGACCGGCGTCGGATTGGCGGCACTCGGGACCGTCGAACGGAATCCGATCGCCGCGTCGATCATCGCGATCGGTGACACGGCGG encodes:
- a CDS encoding glycoside hydrolase family 15 protein, encoding MVEPEADFTVPSDKDAITSTPAGQSQHVLVTANRYADNPRYPYRGAIVEETSAFRSDVELFYDLHSMVWDADLRETHDIRNDAVESSLEWASAAVPELRLRNEFEFGDGTSGSLEQHIVASSNQCSLLVRNRASFDSAHERTLFTVFNLGIKGHSHEDPNAVQAAHVVHAEDCDVLTATDGNRHVAFAQAYDGSRRFDGHRVGHSGRQSGPERSAWADIYGENDGWIDETESGSGNLDAGFGLFVDDEESVEWLTAVGFATESEEKAIEHARNALDAGYESEREAFDRAWRDWHRNVRGEPTGEAVVDDLYERSLTSLKCAEDHCEAMIAGAFKPTDMTYKFIWPRDQVIIVQALAAAGAFDEARQALEWLDRVQITDGDEETHDDRGIDRRGTWWQNYYTTGEPHWRALQLDQVGGPIYAHWLLWRETGDDDALEEHYEMSERAATFLLEWDNGDGFPRKHQDPWEEVWGHSTEGSASAIAGLRCMAEMAEETGDEEFAAECRECAADWADNFETYCFRTNTPYGDHYVTAADPEYGEPAPDQRPDAAAFMAYWPWNVLDADDEGLVSTVELADDPAWRADDTPCVGRYPGDVYTPSGTAEDGGWPLCEAYVDVVRWQSGVDPDAVADYVTEHAGEWTTSAGLLPERVDADGTVSWNSNLQWSQAMYVLLVESHLRGEPYGLAPGE
- a CDS encoding glutathione S-transferase N-terminal domain-containing protein, with the translated sequence MLELYRLRGCPYCEKVERKLDELGLDYERHDVPSFRFLRSEVKEVSGQSGVPVLVDTENGVDGMAESDDIVAYLERTYG
- a CDS encoding DUF63 family protein, with protein sequence MIPAAVRQSLRRWEIGVTPAMVASTFPWFGVVGAAYATQQAVALPRLLDLLFRSPAAYLTVGSVVVLLWFTVERVRPGAQAPVTIVGGVALLAIGALALALDLFSRGSEVLLWNGVAVAFALGATAVVWGIYRWRDSDAVWVGLGSGVLFAHVLDAATTGVGLAALGTVERNPIAASIIAIGDTAALAHSGIAVFLVVKIAVALAAVSILAGSAESGREEAAILVVAGGVGLAPAVHNLVLFSLTVS